The region AGGCCCCGCGCGCTACCATGCGTGCCGGAAGTCTTTGGGAGGGTTCGTAAATGGGTGGTTTTCTTACGCTGGTCCTGATCGTCGCGGTTCTCGCGCTGATCCTGTTCACGACCGTGCGCGTCGTGAAGCAGGGCTTTGTCTACACGATCGAGCGGCTCGGCAAGTTCACCAAGGCGGCGGAACCCGGCCTCCATATCCTCGTGCCCTTCGTCGATCGCATCGGTCGCAAGATCAACATGATGGAGCAGGTGCTCGACATCCCGGGCCAGGAAATCATCACCAAGGACAACGCCATGGTCGGCGTGGACGCGGTGGTCTTCTTCCAGGTGCTCGATGCGGGCAAGGCTGCCTACGAGGTCGCCAATCTCTACGCCGCCATCATGGCTCTTACCACGACCAACCTGCGCACGGTGATGGGCAGCATGGACCTCGACGAAACGCTTTCGAAGCGTGACGAGATCAACGCGCGCCTCCTCAGCGTCGTCGACCACGCGACCTCGCCCTGGGGCGTCAAGATCACCCGCGTCGAGATCAAGGACATCCGCCCGCCGATCGACATTTCCGAAGCCATGGCCCGCCAGATGAAGGCCGAGCGCCTCAAGCGTGCCGAAATCCTCGAGGCGGAAGGCGACAAGACCAGCTCGATCCTCCGCGCCGAAGGTCGCAAGCAGTCGGCCATCCTCGAAGCGGAGGGCAAGCGCGAAGCCGCTTTCCGCGACGCCGAAGCGCGCGAGCGTGCGGCAGAGGCCGAAGCGCGGGCTACCGAAATGGTCAGCAACGCCATCGCCGACAGCGGCAGCGCGGCGATCAACTACTTCGTCGCCCAGGAATACACCAAGGCGGTCGGCAAGTTCGCCGACAGCCCGAATGCCAAGACCATCCTGTTCCCGGTCGAAGCGACCCAGCTCATCGGCTCGCTCGGCGGTATCGGCGAGCTCGTGAGGGGCACGTTCGACGGCAGCGAGGGCACGGTCTCGACCGGCAATCCCTCGGGCACGCCGATCGCCGATCGTCGCCCGCGGACCAGCGTGCCGCGTTCCTCGGGCGGGAATAGCTGATGGACCTGCTCGACAATCTCGACCCGGCGCTGTGGTGGCTGGTCATCGGCCTCGCCTTCGCCGCGCTCGAACTCGTCGTGCCCGGCGTCTACCTGATCTGGCTTGCCGCCGCCGCGCTGACGACCTCCGCGCTGACCTTCGTGCTCGACCTCGGGATCGCGGTGCAGGTGGTGAACTTCGTCTTCCTGTCGCTGATCATCGTCTATTCGGCCAAGCGCTGGCTGCGCGACCGGCCGATCGAAAGCAGCGACCCGATGATGAACCGCCGCGGCGATCGCCTCGTCGGCGAGCAGGCGGTCATCACCGTCGCCATCGACGGCGGGGAAGGGCGCGCGCGTCTCGGCGACAGCGAGTGGATCGCGCGCGGTGCGGACCAGCCGGTCGGCACGCGGGTGCTCATCGCGGCCGTGAAGGGGCCGATCCTGGAAGTCGTGCCGCTCAAATCGCCGGAAGAAGCCGGCGACACGCTGCCGCCGGCGACCGCCGACTAGCTCAGGCCATTTTCACGCGGCCGGTGAAGCGGCCGTGCTTGCGATAGCGGACCATCCACTTTTCGAGGAACAGGCCGAGCGGCCTCGGCTCGATGCCGAGCTTGTCGAAGCCGGGATACTCGCCCGAGACGACGTTGCCCTGCTTGAGCAGCGTCCACTGATCGCTCGACATCGGCGTGCCGGGAAGGGCGGCGAAAGCTCCCGAAGCCGCATCGGGCATCGGCAGGAACGTCCGCTTGCGACCCTGCGCTTCGGCAATCCGCTCGTTGATCTCCATCATCGAGACCTGCTCCGGGCCGCCGAGCTCGTAAGTCTTGCCGCCATGAGCCTTGGGATCGGCCAGCGCGACGCGAACCGCTTCTGCGACGTCATCGACATAGACCAGCTGCAGCTTCGCCTCGGGCGCGAACACCGGCAGCACCGGGAAGGTGCGGATGAGGCCGGCGAACATGTTCAGGAAGTTGTCGTCCTTGCCGAAGATGATCGACGGGCGAAGGATCGTCGCCTTGGGGAATGCCTCGAGCACCAGCTTTTCGCCCAGCGCCTTGGCGCGTGAATAATCCGCCTCGCTTTCGAGATCCGCTGCAATCGCGCTCACCTGCACGAAAGCGCTGGCACCTGCCGCCTTGGCCTTTTCTGCCAGCATGCCGGCAGATTCGCCCATCAGCTTCATAAGGTCGCCCTCGAAACTGCCGACGAGGTTGACCACCGCATCTACGCCCTGGACCGCCGCCTCGACGCTGCGTTCGTTCGTCAGGTCGACCCGGGCAAGCTGGAGCTGGCCGAGATTCGCCAAGGGCTTGAGATCGCGCGCCTTCTCGGGATGGCGCCCCGCCACGCGCAGCCGCGCGCCGCATTCGAGCAATGCCTGGGCGACATAGTTGCCGAGGAATCCGGTCCCGCCCGTGACGAGGACGAGCTTGCCGTTGAGGGGATGAGTCTGTGCCATGCGGCGATCCGTTCCGTAGGTATGGTTTGCAGGTTTACGCGCTGCGCCTTGCCGCAACGGGCGAGCCATCGCAACCGTTCCGGTGAGACAAGGTGCATCGGGATTGCGATTTGCGTTGACAAGCCGCGCGCCGCTTCGCTAACGGCGCGCCTCATTCGCGATGCGGAGCACTCTGGCCCGCAACGCAGGTGTGCCCAGATGGCGGAATTGGTAGACGCGCCGTCTTCAGGTGGCGGTGGGGGCAACCCCGTGGAGGTTCGAGTCCTCTTCTGGGCACCATTTCTCTTAAAAATTGCAATAAAATCAATGCTTTAGGCCAGATTGTTAAATTTGGCCCACCTTTTCGTCCACCTCACTTTTGGCGATGTGGTGATGCGCTATGGTGTCCTATGTTCAGCTCATTTGAACCGATGGGGATGGGCAAATGTCGGCAAAGGCTAAATCCAAGATTGAAGCGAAAGAGCTTCTCATAGAGATCGAAGCTTTCGAGCAGTCCTACCACATCGCTGACCACCGCGCTGAAATTGGCCGGGTCGACGACGAAGCGATCATCGATATTCATGGCGCAATTGTCCGCGCTGGCGACCATGATCAGGATTCAAAGGTTGAGCGCGCAGAGGTGTCGCTCGTTTGCTCAGAGCAGTATCACTCCGACCCTGACCAATCAGAGCCACAGCAGCCAATGTTGATGACGGCGAGCGTACGCAAAGGGGTTTTCCAAGCTCTCGCTTACCTTCCTCCCGCACCTTTTTGGGCGCTTCCCGAGATGATTGCTTCGGGGCGAGTCACCCATGTCGTTGCGGGTTATCGCACAGCGCCACGCAAAGACTCGATGCTCCACGCTTTGTACTTTGCATCCCACACGAACATCGATGGGTCAGCGTGGGCACACCAAGGCGAACGCAGCCGATCGTAAGCGATTGTCCTTGCTTCACATTGCTTCGCTGATAGCCTCTCCAGTGCCTCGGGGGCTTTTGCCAACCTTCGAGCATCGCGATGCTCTTCAATTAGGAGACATCGTGATGAGGATTTTGTCGAAGCGTCAGGTCAAGGAGCTAGTACTGTATTCGCCTCAGCACATCGCACGCCTGGAAAAGGCCGGCCAATTCCCCAAGAGGGTACAGCTTGGCCCGAGCCGGGTCGGATGGGTTGAGGACGAAGTGCTGGACTGGCTGCAGAAGCGCCTGGAAGCCCGAGACGAACCTGTCCGGCACTCCTGAAAAGGAGCGGGTGGTCGAGTTTGCAAGCTCGGCCACCCAACTGCATTGCAAGGACAGATCGCACTAAGGCGTGTATTATTGCACTAGGCGCTTAAAATTCGCCACGAAACATGGGATCAAGCAATCGACCAATCAAAATAGCTGGAAATCATCGTAGAATGCTCCTCGACAACAAGACTCATGGCCGGGTTTCTGACGAACTTCGAAGGAGTATCGAGCCGGAATCAAAGCTCGCAGTCTTGACCGGGCTTTTTACGGTGTTCGGCTTCGCTACCCTAAAGAGCGAGCTCTCTAAAATCGACAGCCTCAAGCTCATGCTTGCTGATGGCGGTGCAACAGAACCTATAAACCTCGCAGGTGGCGCTGATGAGATTGGTCTCAAGGCCGAACTGGACCTTCAGTATATCGCTGCTGAGTGTGCGCAGTGGGTCCGAAAGAAGGCCGAGGTTCGCTCTTTGTCTGGCGCTCCAATCCGCCAGAATCTTTTCCATGTGAGCCAGCGTGACGGAGACGCGGTGGCCATCTCGGGGACTTCTGACCTGACTGCACCTGGGCTAGGCGCTGTCCCATCCAGTACTTTCGCCATGAACACCGTTGCGACCGATCGAGCCGCCACTCAGCAGCTTATCGACTGGTTTGATACAATTTGGAATGATCCTACCGCTATAATCCAAGCGAAAGAGACTCTGCTAGACGCTCTCGAAAACCTCGCAGCTGATAAGCCTGCAAACCTCCTCTATTTCCTTACCCTTTTCACGATTTTTCGAGACTTTCTCGACGAGATCGATGAGGACAACATCATCCGATCCAAGACGGGGATCAAAGACACGATCGTATGGAACAAGCTCTACAAGTTCCAACGCGACGGGGTGCTTGGCGCGATCGACAAGCTCGAAAAGCACAATGGCTGCATCGTTGCTGACAGCGTCGGTCTTGGTAAGACATTTGAAGCGCTAGCGATCATCAAATACTATGAGCTCCGCAACGATCGCGTCCTGGTGCTCGCTCCAAAGAAGCTTCGCGAAAACTGGACTGTCTACACGATAAACGACAAGCGAAACGTACTCGCGGGCGACCGCTTCAACTTCGATGTACTCAATCACACCGATCTCAGCCGTGAGACCGGTAAGTCAGGCGAGATCAATCTCGAAACCTTGAATTGGGGCAACTACGACCTGGTTGTGATCGATGAGTCCCACAACTTCCGGAACAACAACCCGCGAGCTGATGGCGTTACACGTTATCAGCGCCTCATGGAGGAGGTGATACGCAAGGGCGTCAAAACGAAAGTTCTGATGCTATCGGCGACACCGGTCAACAACCGGCTCAACGACCTCAAGAATCAGGTCGCCTTCATCACCGAGGGCCAGGACAAGGCTTTCGCCGATGCTGGGATTGCTAGCATAGAGGTCACGCTTCGGCGGGCGCAGACACAATTCAATAGTTGGCTGAAGTTGCCCGAAGCAGAACGCAAGCCTGAGGCTTTGCTGGAAAGCCTAAACTTTGGCTACTTCAAGCTTTTAGATCTTCTTACGATCGCTCGCTCGCGACGGCATATCGAGAAGTACTATGACATCTCGGAGATCGGCAAATTCCCTGAACGCCTAAAGCCGCAAAACGTCAAAGCTGACATCGACAAGGCTGGTGCGTTTCCGCCCCTCAAGGATATCAACCGCTCTATCAAGAAGCTCTCGCTAGCGGCCTATGCCCCGCTTGATTACCTCAGGAACGATAAGCAAGAAGAATATAGCCGCAAGTACGACCAACAGGTCAAAGGCGGCAAATCCACACTCAAGCAAGTCGATCGAGAGCGCAGCCTGATTCACTTAATGCGCGTCAACATGCTCAAGCGCATGGAAAGCTCGATCCACTCATTCGCTCTCACCACGGAGAAAATTCACGCGCAGGTTGAGGCGATGCTGGCGAAGATCGAAGCGCTTGAAAGTGAAGAGATCGAAGAGTTGAGCATCGAGGACATCGAAGCCGACTCTCCTGAACTTGAGGACCTCATGATTGGCCGCAAGGTCAAAGTGCTCATTCAAGACTTGGACCTTGTTCGGCTCAAGCAAGACTTGGAAGCTGACAGGGTCTTGCTAGCCTATCTCCTCGAAGAAGCTCGCCAGGTTGAAGCCGACGATGACGCCAAACTGCAAGCCCTGAAAGACACGATCTCAGCCAAGCTCAAAAACCCGATCAACGAAGGAAACAGGAAGGTAATGGTCTTCACCGCGTTCTCGGACACTGCGGAATACCTCTACTCACACATTCACGATTGGGCGTTGCAGAAGTTTGGATTGCACAGCGCTTTGATCACAGGTTCCGGCACCAACAAATGCACGATCAAGGGGTTAGGCCGCGACCTGAACTCTCTCCTCACCAACTTCTCACCCGTCTCGAAGGAACGTGAAAAGGTTGATCCTGATGCGACCGATGAGATCGATATCCTGATCGCCACAGACTGCATCTCCGAAGGTCAGAACCTTCAAGACTGCGATATGCTGGTGAACTACGACATTCACTGGAACCCCGTGCGGATCATCCAGCGCTTTGGCCGTGTCGATCGCTTGGGCTCTTGCAATGACGCTATCCAGCTGACCAACTTTTGGCCGAATATGGAGCTCGACGAGTATATCAATCTAGAAGCTCGCGTGAGCGGACGCATGGTGTTGCTCGATATCTCAGCCACCGGCGAAGAAAACGTCATCGAGTATGACGAGACCAAGCAGATGAATGATCTCGAATACCGCCGGAAGCAGATGCAGCAGCTTCAGGATGCGGTGATCGACCTTGAGGATATGGACGGCAGTGTTTCCATCACGGACATGACGCTGAACGATTTCCGCATGGACCTCTCTAGCTTCATGAAGGACAATCTCGCCACCTTGGAAGGCGCACCTACCGGCTTCCACGCAGCCATCACCGCGAGCACGCCGGAGGCGGTTCCTGGCGCGATCTTCTGCCTCCGCGACGTGAAGGCTATAGTGCAGAACGAGGATAGCTATGCCCTCGCGCCCTACTATCTCGTCTATGTCTCCGAGACAGGCGAGATCGTCTTCAATCATCTCCAAGCGAAGAAGAGCCTAGACCTCTTCAAGAAGCTCGCTGCAACCATGGCTGAGCTCGACGACGCGGCCATAAATGCGGTCCAGGCCGAAACGAAGAAGGGCCGCGACATGAGCCACTATTGCGACCTTCGTGACAAGGCGATCGAAAGCATTGTCGGCAAGACGGAAGAGAAAGGCGTCGAGAGCCTATTCACACGCGGCGGTACGAGCCTCACCAAGGATCATCTCAAAGGGAGCGATGACTTCGAGGTTGTAAGCTTCCTGATCGTCAAAGCCGCAGCATGATAGAGACACTCTTTGCCAGCATGGAAATCCCGGAGGCCTGCTTGCTCGACAAGCCGGTCTACAAGAAGATGTTTCTCGACAATGCCGAGCTGGACCAGACCGACAAGAAAGCCCTGAGCCAAGATGCCGATCGCATCCGCTGGCGCTACACATTGAAACCTGAAACGATCAACATTCGCCCGTTTCAGGACGGCACGCACGACTACCCCGAAGTTGCAATCCTTTCGATCGAGCTCAGCAGCTCAAACAGGGCGCGGCGTATCGCCGCGTTCATGCATCGGGCCATTCCTTATCCGTTGATCCTTGTGTTCGAGCATGAGGGCAAGCTGAGCATTGCAGTGGCTGAAAAGCGTATCAACCAGGCAGATAAGTCCAAGATGGTGATCCTTGATCGCTGGCAGACCGACTGGTTCGATCCAAAGCGCGCCAATGCACCTATCTCTGCTTTCCTTGACGCAATCGCATTGCATCGATTGCCAGGGACCAATTTCTACGCCCTCTATGAAGCCTTCCAGGCGCAGGTCATTCAGCTAATCGCTAGCGAGCGCACAGGTACATTTGCTCCAGTGCCGATTGAAGAGTCGAAGGTGCACGCAGAGGCACTAAAGGAAATTGATGGCTTGGAACGTGAGATTGCCGAGCTAAAGTCGAACCTGAAGCGCGAAAAACAAATGAGCCGTAAGGTCGACCTGAACAGTAAAATCAGAAGTCGTAAGAATGCTATACTTGCACTTGAAGCTCGCCTAAGGCTTAATGATTAGAAATCAAGAAGATAGAATATGGAAAAAGTGACCCAAGAAGACGGACAAAGCGCGGATGTTGTCGGCAATAACATCGAGAAACTGCAAGGGCTATTTCCCGATGCATTTGAGGATGGGCGAGTTAATTTTGAGGTCCTTCGTCAATTGCTGGGAGACGCGTCGGTCCTGGAGGAAGGCGAGGAAAAATACGGACTCAACTGGCATGGAAAAAAGAAGGCGCGGCAAATTGCACTGACCCCCAGCCCAGGAACTCTCCTGCCGTGTGCTGAAGAAAGCACTGACTGGGAAGATACGAAAAACATATTTATTGAAGGGGACAATCTGGAGTCACTCAAGCTGCTCCAGCGGAGTTATGCGGGCAAGGTCAAACTAATCTATATTGATCCTCCCTATAACACAGGCAGTGATTTTGTTTACCCTGATAATTATGCCGACAATCTAGACACATACTTGAAATACACGGGCCAGGTCGACGATGATGGCATGAAGTTCTCATCGAATACGGAAACTGGCGGTCGTAAGCACACAAATTGGCTAAATATGATGTTGCCACGATTGAAGGTGGCGAAAAATCTTCTTTCCCGAGATGGTGCAATATTCATTTCGATCGATCAAAATGAGCAGCCTCAGTTACAAGCTCTGTGTGATGAGGTTTTCGGATCAGAGAATCTCATCTCCTGTATTACCGTGATAAACAACATGAAGGGCCGAAACGATAAAAAGAATATCGCAACGGCTCACGAATATTTGCTTGCCTATGGGATGCCTGATTTCGAATCTCTCGGCGTTCCTTTGACCGACGAACAACTGAAGGAATACAAGCACGAAGACGACAACGGGGAGAAATATGCCCTCCGAGATCTACGGAAGAGAGGTCGTCCCGATCGCCGAGAAGATCGGCCAAACATGTACTTCCCAATATTCTTTGATGAGGCGAAACAAACCTGCTCGCTTGAACGGCGATTAGCGACCGACATTGAGATCACTCCCAAGCGCGGTGACAAGAGTGATGGCCGTTGGCGATGGGGCTTTGAAACCGTCAAAGAGAACTTAGACATCCTGCACGCGAAGTACTCAGCGAAGAAGGATAGGTGGGATATCGAGCATAGGGTCTATCTGAACCCAGGAGTGCGGGCTGAAGTCAGTGATGAAGAGGATGACGACGACGACAACGTCCAAAGGACCTCCAAACCAAAATCTTTCTGGTGGGGCGGTGAAATTTCGACCGATGTCGCAAATCGCGAATTCAAGAAGCAGTTTCCTGGCTCCAATCCGGACTATCCGAAGTCTCCCTATTTGCTCGAGAAGATTGTCCACATGGCAACTCGTCCCGGCGATTTGGTATTAGATTTCTTTGCTGGTTACGGGACGATGGGTGACACGATCTATCGTCTGGCTGGAGCCGGTCAGGGCCGACGTTTCATACTTATCCAGTTGCCTGAAGAGATCGACCCGGACGATAAGGATCAGGCCGCTACTCGAAAATATTGCGCTGATAATGGCATAGCACCAAGGATTTCTGAGCTAGCCAAGGAGCGTCTCAGAAGGTCTGCCTCAGTTGTACGCGAGCAATCGGAAACTGACGACGGTGACTTTGGGTTCCGTGTTTTCAAGCTAGCTAATTCCAACTTATTGGCTTGGAATCCCGACAAGAGCGATCTTGAGGGAACTCTCGATATTCATGCGGCGCGGCTGATCGACGGCCGAGACGATGGTGACTTACTCTATGAGCTGTTACTGAAACGTGGGGTCGATTTGGCAACGCCAATCGAAACAAAGAAATTTGACGGCAAAGAAGTCCACAGCATCGGATTTGGTGTTCTATTTGCGTGCCTAGCAAAATCTATCGAGAAAGCCGAGGTTGATCGCATCGCACAAGGCATACTCGACTGGCACAAGGAGTTGGAGCCAGAGACGGACACACATGTCTTCTTCCGCGATAGCGCATTCGAGGACGACATCGCGAAAACCAATATGGCCGCCATCCTGGAGCAGAACGGCATAACGCACGTTCGCAGCCTGTAGCGGATCGACTATGCCAGAGATGAAACTCCATTTCGAAGACGATCTTGATTACCAGCAGGCCGCAATTGCCTCGGTTGTCGATCTGTTCAAAGGCCAGGAAATCTCCCGGTCCGAGTTCACAGTCACTTACCGCCCAGAAAGTGTCTCACAAGCCAGCCTAGGGCTCGTGGAGAGCGATCTGGGCGTGGGCAACCGTCTCCAGCTGATCGATGAAGAGCTCCTTGAAAACCTCGCTGAGGTGCAGCTCGACAACGGCCTCTATCAGGACAAGGTGCTCCAATCCGGCGACTTCACCGTAGAGATGGAGACAGGAACCGGAAAGACCTACGTCTATCTGCGCACCATCTTCGAGCTGAATAAGGAATACGGCTTCACCAAGTTCGTGATTGTGGTTCCTTCGGTCGCGATCAAGGAAGGCACCTACAAAACCCTCGAAATCACCCGCGACCACTTCGAGAATCTCTACCCAAAGGCCAAGGGGTACGAGTATTTCACATACGATTCCAAGAAGCTCGGCCAGGTGCGCAACTTCGCCACTAGCTCGACGATCCAGATCATGGTCACCACGGTTGGCGCGATCAACAAGAAGGACGTCAACAACCTCTACAAACAGAGTGAGAACACAGGCGGCGAGAAGCCGATCGACCTGATCAAAGCCACCAATCCGATCATCATCGTCGATGAGCCGCAAAGCGTAGATGGCGGTCTCAAAGGTGCCGGTAAGACGGCCCTTGCGGCGATGAACCCGCTTTGCACGCTTCGCTATTCAGCGACCCACGTCGACAAGCATCACATGGTCTATCGCCTGGACGCGGTGGATGCCTATGAGCGAGGTCTGGTCAAGCAGATTGAAGTCGCCTCGCTCGAAATCGAAGGTGGCCACAACAAGCCCTATGTGAAGCTGCTTTCAACGCATAACAGGCAGGGATCGATCACGGCAAAGGTCGAGCTCGATATCGCCAGCGGCAAGGATGTGAAGCGCAAGATTTTGACCGTCGAGGACGGAGATGATCTGGAGCAGCTCACAAACCGCGCTGTCTACGAGAATATGCAGATCGGGACGATCACCGTTGGTCCCGAAGAGACGATCGAGCTCAAGGGCCCTGGTCTCGACAAGACGCTTAAGCCGGGCATGTCGCATGGCGGCGTCGATCCCGATGAACAAAAGCGGCTCATGATCCGTCGCACGATCAAGGAGCATTTGGATAAGGAGCTGCGCTTCAAAGAAACGGGCCGCCCGATCAAGGTGCTGAGCCTCTTCTTCATCGACAGCGTTGAGCACTACCGGAAATATGACGATGACGGGAATGAGCTGAAGGGCAAATACGCTGAGATGTTCGAAGAGGAATATCGTCGGCTCGCCAAGCTGCCTGACTACCACACGCTGTTTGCGAGCATCGATCTCGATGAGGAGGTTGAAGAGCTCCACAACGGTTATTTCTCGATCGATAAAAATAAGAAATTCCAGGAACCATCCAAGAAAGCCAACGGTGAAATCGCGGACAATGCGGCCAACCGCGACAACGCTGAGCGCGCCTACAACCTCATAATGAAGGACAAGGAGAAGCTGCTCAGCTTCGATACGAAGCTCAAGTTCATCTTCTCCCATTCTGCTTTGCGCGAAGGCTGGGACAACCCGAATGTCTTCCAAATTTGCACGCTGCGCGACATGGGCACCGAACGGGAGCGCCGTCAGACGATCGGGCGCGGATTGCGCTTGGCTGTAATCAGTGATGGTACCGAGAAAGGTAAGCGCATTCGAGGCAACGAGGTCAACACGCTGACCGTTGTTGCGACTGAAAGCTATGAGGACTTTGCGCGAAATCTTCAGACTGAAATCGAGAAAGATACGGGTATCAAGTTCGGCATTGTTGAACCACACCAATTCGCGGCCATTCAGGTTAAGAACGAAGATGGTGAGGCTAAGCCTCTGGGCACTAATGCATCGGAAAAGCTCTGGCAGCATCTCAAGCAGGCCGAATTGATCGATGGAAAAGGCCGCGTCCAGGACAGCCTAAAGGCTGCGCTCAAGGAGGGTACACTACAGATTCCCGATGAATTTGCGGAGCAAGCCGACGAAATCAAAGCGATCCTCAAGAAGCTTGCTGGGCGTCTCGACATCAAGAACGCGGACGAGCGCAAGATCATCCGCACCCGAGAAGCAGTGCTTCAAAGCCCAGAGTTCAAAGCCTTGTGGGATCGGATCAAGCACAAGACGACCTATCGGGTCGAGTTCGACAATGCGAAGCTGATTGAAGACTGTGCAATCGCTATCCGCGACAGTGAACCGATCACAAAGACGCGAGCCCGTTTCCGCAAAGCCGGGATCGAGATCGGCAAAGGTGGCGTCGAAGCCAAGGATGGCGATGTCGGCAACTACACCACGATCAATGAAGACGACATCGACCTGCCTGACATCATAACCGAGCTCCAGGACCGCACTCAGCTTACTCGCAAAAGCATCGTCGATATTCTGATCAAGAGCGACAGGCTCCAGGATTTCAAACGCAATCCGCAGCAGTTCATCGATCAAGCTGCCGAAGGAATCACTCGCACCAAACGCTTAGCGTTGGTCGATGGCATCAAATACCGGCGTATCGGTGACGACCATTTTTATTGTCAGGAGCTTTTCGAACAGGAGGAGCTCAAGAGTTACATGAAGAATGCGGTGAAGGCCGAAAAGTCAGTCTTCGAATATGTGGTCTACGATTCTGAAGGCACGGAAAAATCCTTCGCGGAAGACCTCGAAAGCAATGAAGCCGTAAAGGTCTACGCGAAGCTCCCCGCGTGGTTCAAAATCCCGACGCCACTTGGCACATACAACCCAGACTGGGCGGTCCTTGTCGAACAGGACGGTGAGGAAAAGCTCTTCTTCGTTGTTGAGACAAAGAGCAGCAGTTGGTGGGATGATTTGCGTCACCAAGAGGGTGCCAAGATCAAATGCGGTGAGAAACACTTCAGGGCGATCGAGGCGGAAACCAACCCGGCGAAATTCATCAAGGCAACATCGGTCGATGGAGTGATGAAGCACGTTTAGGACAACGCAACCGGCTTTGGGGGGAAGCAATAATGGAATGTCATGCTTGCGGAGCAGAACTCGATCCGCGCGATAAGTTTTGTTCGAAGTGTGGAGCGATCACCGAACGCGGCAAAGGCGCTAGCGAGCTTGCAGGTCGATATGTGGCGGAGCTCGCCGATGGCTTTGGAAAGCTCATTGCCGCAGCCCTTGGCTATGTCACCGATCCT is a window of Erythrobacter sp. HKB08 DNA encoding:
- a CDS encoding type III restriction-modification system endonuclease produces the protein MKLHFEDDLDYQQAAIASVVDLFKGQEISRSEFTVTYRPESVSQASLGLVESDLGVGNRLQLIDEELLENLAEVQLDNGLYQDKVLQSGDFTVEMETGTGKTYVYLRTIFELNKEYGFTKFVIVVPSVAIKEGTYKTLEITRDHFENLYPKAKGYEYFTYDSKKLGQVRNFATSSTIQIMVTTVGAINKKDVNNLYKQSENTGGEKPIDLIKATNPIIIVDEPQSVDGGLKGAGKTALAAMNPLCTLRYSATHVDKHHMVYRLDAVDAYERGLVKQIEVASLEIEGGHNKPYVKLLSTHNRQGSITAKVELDIASGKDVKRKILTVEDGDDLEQLTNRAVYENMQIGTITVGPEETIELKGPGLDKTLKPGMSHGGVDPDEQKRLMIRRTIKEHLDKELRFKETGRPIKVLSLFFIDSVEHYRKYDDDGNELKGKYAEMFEEEYRRLAKLPDYHTLFASIDLDEEVEELHNGYFSIDKNKKFQEPSKKANGEIADNAANRDNAERAYNLIMKDKEKLLSFDTKLKFIFSHSALREGWDNPNVFQICTLRDMGTERERRQTIGRGLRLAVISDGTEKGKRIRGNEVNTLTVVATESYEDFARNLQTEIEKDTGIKFGIVEPHQFAAIQVKNEDGEAKPLGTNASEKLWQHLKQAELIDGKGRVQDSLKAALKEGTLQIPDEFAEQADEIKAILKKLAGRLDIKNADERKIIRTREAVLQSPEFKALWDRIKHKTTYRVEFDNAKLIEDCAIAIRDSEPITKTRARFRKAGIEIGKGGVEAKDGDVGNYTTINEDDIDLPDIITELQDRTQLTRKSIVDILIKSDRLQDFKRNPQQFIDQAAEGITRTKRLALVDGIKYRRIGDDHFYCQELFEQEELKSYMKNAVKAEKSVFEYVVYDSEGTEKSFAEDLESNEAVKVYAKLPAWFKIPTPLGTYNPDWAVLVEQDGEEKLFFVVETKSSSWWDDLRHQEGAKIKCGEKHFRAIEAETNPAKFIKATSVDGVMKHV
- a CDS encoding site-specific DNA-methyltransferase; amino-acid sequence: MEKVTQEDGQSADVVGNNIEKLQGLFPDAFEDGRVNFEVLRQLLGDASVLEEGEEKYGLNWHGKKKARQIALTPSPGTLLPCAEESTDWEDTKNIFIEGDNLESLKLLQRSYAGKVKLIYIDPPYNTGSDFVYPDNYADNLDTYLKYTGQVDDDGMKFSSNTETGGRKHTNWLNMMLPRLKVAKNLLSRDGAIFISIDQNEQPQLQALCDEVFGSENLISCITVINNMKGRNDKKNIATAHEYLLAYGMPDFESLGVPLTDEQLKEYKHEDDNGEKYALRDLRKRGRPDRREDRPNMYFPIFFDEAKQTCSLERRLATDIEITPKRGDKSDGRWRWGFETVKENLDILHAKYSAKKDRWDIEHRVYLNPGVRAEVSDEEDDDDDNVQRTSKPKSFWWGGEISTDVANREFKKQFPGSNPDYPKSPYLLEKIVHMATRPGDLVLDFFAGYGTMGDTIYRLAGAGQGRRFILIQLPEEIDPDDKDQAATRKYCADNGIAPRISELAKERLRRSASVVREQSETDDGDFGFRVFKLANSNLLAWNPDKSDLEGTLDIHAARLIDGRDDGDLLYELLLKRGVDLATPIETKKFDGKEVHSIGFGVLFACLAKSIEKAEVDRIAQGILDWHKELEPETDTHVFFRDSAFEDDIAKTNMAAILEQNGITHVRSL